The following proteins come from a genomic window of Paenibacillus spongiae:
- a CDS encoding Gfo/Idh/MocA family protein, which translates to MKTLKVGLISFAHGHAYSYLNSFLALPEVEIAGIADEVRSRVEAVGSAHGIPLYDDYRELLKTDIDAVAICSENAKHAEHVIAAAAAGKHVICEKPLGLSVEEMERMIEACRASGVQLMTAFPCRYLAAVVNAKKAVDAGEIGDIVAIKGTNRGSMPGQWFVEPHLSGGGALLDHTVHVMDLMNWFTGSKVTEVYAYAATLFHEELKVDDAGMIHVRFANGVFGVLDTSWSRPKSFPTWGDVTMEIIGTKGQLYIDSFAQSNEVYSDAAGKGAWSFWGDNMDHYMVKGFVDALLSGKPVPITGTDGLRSAEVALAGYKSVQSGQPVAI; encoded by the coding sequence ATGAAGACATTGAAGGTAGGCTTGATCAGCTTCGCTCACGGGCACGCATATTCGTATCTGAACTCCTTCCTGGCGCTGCCCGAAGTCGAAATCGCCGGCATCGCCGACGAAGTCAGAAGCCGCGTGGAAGCAGTCGGTTCTGCGCATGGAATTCCGCTATACGACGATTACCGCGAGCTGCTGAAGACGGATATCGACGCCGTAGCCATCTGCTCGGAGAACGCGAAGCATGCGGAGCATGTCATCGCGGCGGCGGCGGCGGGCAAGCACGTCATCTGCGAGAAGCCGCTCGGCCTCTCCGTGGAAGAGATGGAGCGGATGATTGAGGCGTGCCGGGCAAGCGGCGTCCAACTGATGACCGCGTTTCCCTGCCGCTATCTGGCAGCCGTCGTGAACGCGAAGAAAGCGGTCGACGCCGGCGAGATCGGCGATATCGTTGCGATCAAAGGGACGAATCGCGGCTCGATGCCGGGACAGTGGTTCGTCGAGCCGCACTTGTCCGGCGGCGGCGCTCTGCTGGATCACACCGTTCATGTGATGGATTTGATGAACTGGTTCACTGGGTCGAAAGTGACGGAGGTATATGCCTACGCGGCGACGCTGTTCCATGAAGAGCTCAAGGTGGACGATGCCGGCATGATTCATGTCCGGTTCGCCAATGGCGTCTTCGGGGTGCTGGATACGAGCTGGTCGCGGCCGAAATCGTTCCCGACCTGGGGCGACGTGACGATGGAAATCATCGGAACGAAAGGCCAGCTGTACATCGATTCGTTCGCGCAGAGCAACGAGGTATACAGCGACGCGGCGGGTAAAGGCGCCTGGAGCTTCTGGGGCGACAATATGGACCATTACATGGTGAAAGGGTTCGTGGACGCCCTGCTTTCGGGCAAGCCCGTACCGATCACCGGAACGGACGGCCTCCGTTCGGCCGAAGTCGCTTTGGCCGGCTACAAATCCGTGCAAAGCGGGCAGCCTGTGGCGATCTAG
- a CDS encoding family 43 glycosylhydrolase, with amino-acid sequence MKASWYAPAGEYCKDHTIIERDGRYHLFSISGTEGTSWYYSDSESRLSHSVSDNLRDWTFVGHVLSARGEMPAFPELDIEAPWREDKVWAPHCIEADGKYWMFYTGVEHHVITPDSYTSPHGYHVQRICLATSTDLVHWEHRSEPVFVETSAMTSHPGAALRDPMVLRDEAGGRWIMYVTMYTEDFRNAVGALLSDDLLHWSFDRFVYIEPLGSDIITESPFVTEHGGNYYLFVNKGYAVADNPLGPFSACIAYEGEQDGWGAGENFVVGGKLRRSILGGEGRIVEQGEPYGGQIAVFDLEWTGTGFRYAPLSL; translated from the coding sequence ATGAAGGCAAGCTGGTATGCCCCTGCGGGCGAATATTGCAAAGACCATACCATCATTGAGCGGGATGGCCGCTATCATCTGTTCAGCATCAGCGGCACGGAGGGAACTTCATGGTATTATTCGGACAGCGAGAGCAGGCTGAGCCACAGCGTATCGGACAATCTACGCGACTGGACGTTCGTGGGGCACGTGCTGTCTGCGCGCGGAGAGATGCCAGCCTTTCCGGAGCTGGACATCGAGGCTCCCTGGCGCGAGGATAAGGTATGGGCGCCTCACTGCATCGAAGCGGACGGCAAGTACTGGATGTTCTACACCGGCGTTGAGCATCATGTCATTACGCCGGATTCGTATACCTCGCCTCATGGCTATCACGTGCAGCGCATCTGCCTGGCGACCTCGACCGATCTTGTCCATTGGGAGCATCGTTCCGAGCCGGTCTTCGTCGAGACGTCGGCCATGACCTCGCATCCCGGCGCTGCGCTGCGCGATCCGATGGTGCTGCGCGACGAAGCGGGCGGCCGCTGGATCATGTACGTGACGATGTACACGGAGGACTTCCGCAATGCGGTTGGCGCCTTGTTGTCGGACGACTTGCTCCATTGGTCGTTCGACCGGTTCGTGTACATCGAGCCGCTTGGCAGCGACATCATTACCGAATCGCCGTTCGTTACCGAGCATGGCGGAAACTATTATTTGTTCGTCAACAAAGGCTATGCGGTCGCGGACAATCCGCTCGGGCCCTTCTCGGCATGCATCGCCTACGAAGGCGAGCAGGACGGCTGGGGCGCCGGGGAGAACTTCGTCGTTGGCGGGAAGCTGCGGCGCAGCATCCTCGGCGGTGAGGGCAGAATCGTCGAGCAAGGCGAGCCGTACGGAGGGCAAATCGCGGTGTTCGATCTCGAATGGACCGGCACCGGCTTCCGTTACGCGCCTTTGTCGCTGTAG
- a CDS encoding ABC transporter substrate-binding protein, translating to MHHWINRALRTALLLVFTLSLAACGQAASTNQASNNNANQPSAAPSEGEITVTDAQGTVTLPKTPSRIITMDFSFTDMLVTLGVQPVGIADDDSPELFMDSVKSQLTDYTSVGSRYEPNIELVSSLKPDLIIADINKHKNAITQMQAIAPVLVLDDFQADYDQMLKNYAIIAKAVGKEEEGKKRLQEHEAKMAEAKSKIKSNNLTVLPAVVNPKGFFGHSDHSYTGSVLAELGFADPVKHDESYPQLTLEQLVETNPQALFLMPTEEVTIVNQWETNPLWQKIDAVANNNVYKVERRNWALSRGMLGSEKIAEDIVNQLGEK from the coding sequence ATGCATCACTGGATCAACCGCGCTCTCCGGACCGCACTACTGCTCGTCTTTACGCTTAGCTTAGCTGCTTGCGGACAGGCTGCCAGCACTAATCAAGCATCGAATAACAATGCGAACCAACCGTCCGCCGCTCCTTCAGAAGGTGAAATTACCGTCACGGATGCACAGGGGACCGTAACGCTGCCAAAGACGCCATCGCGCATCATTACGATGGATTTCAGCTTTACCGATATGCTCGTCACCTTAGGCGTGCAGCCCGTGGGGATCGCCGATGACGACAGCCCGGAGCTGTTCATGGATTCGGTTAAAAGCCAATTGACGGATTACACTTCCGTAGGCTCCCGCTATGAGCCGAACATCGAGCTGGTCAGCTCCCTGAAACCGGACTTGATCATTGCCGATATCAATAAGCACAAGAATGCGATAACGCAGATGCAGGCCATCGCGCCGGTTCTCGTTCTGGATGACTTCCAAGCGGATTACGATCAAATGCTCAAAAACTATGCGATCATAGCCAAAGCCGTCGGCAAAGAAGAGGAAGGCAAGAAACGTCTTCAAGAGCACGAAGCCAAGATGGCTGAAGCCAAGAGTAAAATTAAGAGCAACAACCTTACTGTACTTCCGGCTGTAGTCAATCCCAAAGGCTTCTTCGGCCACTCGGATCATTCCTATACCGGCTCTGTTCTGGCAGAGCTCGGATTCGCCGATCCCGTCAAGCACGACGAGTCTTATCCGCAGCTGACGCTGGAGCAGCTTGTGGAGACGAACCCGCAAGCGTTGTTCCTGATGCCGACGGAAGAAGTCACGATCGTCAATCAATGGGAAACAAATCCGTTATGGCAAAAAATCGATGCCGTAGCAAACAATAACGTATACAAGGTAGAAAGACGCAACTGGGCACTGTCACGCGGCATGCTCGGGTCGGAGAAAATAGCCGAAGATATCGTTAATCAGCTTGGAGAAAAATAA
- a CDS encoding helix-turn-helix transcriptional regulator: MNIYEEPIHYQNPLLHIKVWEFTSKAAPSAKPPADWAWHYHKEVEFLFIKSGIHGMHTLNRSYVLNPGDVMVIGASQPHWGNKLSEDDLVYIVLHVDLQPYFDPPMLMYYPHFSEVKSPLEALNDLFRENDAMREEVAGFIVRVHEEIMGRKKGYEIAASIYIRHILLSMLRGDKKEILQANDPESAIILRPIMEYVERHLHERIPLEEVSRQAKMSYFYFSKFFKKTTGLTFTEYINRKRIFRAEQLLLTTDLTITDIAESVGIENMAHFYELFKRYTGCTPKQFLLKMLADGER; this comes from the coding sequence ATGAACATTTACGAAGAGCCCATTCATTACCAGAATCCGCTTCTGCATATCAAAGTGTGGGAGTTTACATCGAAGGCGGCGCCATCAGCCAAACCTCCGGCGGATTGGGCATGGCATTACCATAAGGAGGTGGAATTCCTCTTCATCAAGTCCGGCATTCACGGCATGCATACGCTCAATCGCAGCTATGTCCTGAATCCCGGCGACGTGATGGTGATCGGGGCCTCCCAGCCGCATTGGGGCAATAAGCTGAGCGAGGATGATCTGGTCTACATCGTGCTGCATGTCGATTTGCAGCCTTATTTCGATCCGCCGATGCTGATGTACTACCCCCATTTCTCCGAGGTAAAGAGCCCGCTTGAGGCGCTGAACGACTTGTTTCGGGAGAACGATGCCATGCGGGAAGAGGTGGCCGGCTTCATCGTCCGCGTGCATGAGGAGATCATGGGGCGCAAGAAAGGCTATGAAATCGCAGCGAGCATTTATATCCGCCATATTTTGCTGTCGATGCTCCGGGGGGATAAGAAGGAGATTCTCCAGGCAAACGATCCGGAGAGCGCGATAATATTGCGGCCGATTATGGAGTATGTGGAACGCCATCTGCACGAAAGAATTCCATTGGAAGAAGTCAGCAGGCAGGCGAAAATGAGCTATTTTTACTTTTCCAAGTTTTTTAAGAAAACGACAGGGCTTACGTTCACGGAATACATAAACCGGAAAAGGATTTTTCGTGCCGAGCAGCTGCTGCTGACGACCGACCTGACTATTACGGACATCGCCGAATCGGTCGGCATCGAGAACATGGCGCATTTCTATGAACTGTTCAAACGCTATACCGGCTGCACGCCGAAGCAGTTTCTATTAAAAATGCTCGCCGACGGTGAAAGATGA
- a CDS encoding Gfo/Idh/MocA family protein gives MKVAIVGCGGLGNVHASCYAEMPGVTVVGVCDIDEEQVRRTADRIGAPAYVSYRDMLEQSGCEVVSIAVPSYLHKQFSIEAAEAGKHVISEKPIALNLADAREMIDTCRNNGVRLFVGHVVRYFPEYAQMKHQLADGTIGRLGVAHTSRIGGHPGNVRAWYFDEECSGGVILDLMIHDIDFIRWAGGEVRSVYSQRATSRELDYATATLVFESGAVANLKAHWGYPGPFTTAADLAGNGGVIRTDSSRSASLQIRKTEASASGGPFVEVPQSPGYESPYYTELLDFIDCIREGREAVVTAEDAYKALEIALAAAESARTGKAVMIGQDTRKAESV, from the coding sequence ATGAAAGTAGCCATTGTCGGCTGCGGAGGACTCGGCAACGTGCATGCAAGCTGCTATGCCGAGATGCCCGGCGTTACGGTAGTCGGGGTATGCGATATCGATGAGGAACAGGTGCGGCGCACCGCGGATCGAATCGGCGCCCCAGCCTATGTGTCTTACCGCGACATGCTCGAACAAAGCGGCTGCGAAGTCGTCAGCATCGCGGTCCCGAGCTATTTGCATAAACAGTTCTCTATCGAAGCGGCGGAGGCTGGCAAGCATGTCATCTCCGAGAAACCGATTGCGCTCAATCTGGCGGATGCCAGAGAGATGATCGATACTTGCCGGAATAACGGCGTCCGCTTGTTCGTCGGACATGTCGTCCGTTACTTCCCTGAATATGCGCAAATGAAACATCAGCTTGCGGATGGCACGATCGGCCGGCTTGGCGTAGCCCATACGAGCCGGATAGGCGGACATCCCGGCAACGTGCGCGCCTGGTACTTCGACGAGGAATGCAGCGGCGGCGTCATTCTCGATCTGATGATTCACGATATCGACTTCATCCGCTGGGCTGGCGGCGAAGTCCGTTCGGTATACAGCCAGCGCGCGACCAGCCGCGAGCTGGACTATGCAACGGCGACGCTTGTATTCGAGAGCGGAGCGGTCGCCAATCTGAAGGCGCATTGGGGTTACCCGGGGCCGTTCACGACGGCGGCGGATTTGGCCGGAAACGGCGGCGTCATCCGCACCGACAGCTCGCGCTCCGCGTCGCTGCAGATCCGCAAGACGGAAGCTTCGGCAAGCGGCGGCCCGTTTGTCGAGGTCCCTCAGAGCCCGGGCTACGAAAGCCCGTACTATACCGAGCTGCTTGACTTTATCGATTGTATCCGTGAGGGACGGGAAGCGGTCGTTACGGCGGAGGACGCGTACAAGGCGCTGGAAATCGCCCTGGCGGCGGCAGAATCGGCCCGAACCGGCAAGGCCGTCATGATCGGACAAGACACTCGGAAGGCGGAATCGGTATGA
- a CDS encoding FecCD family ABC transporter permease: MRKGITLISAFVIMLVLATASLSVGSVSIPLRDIGTSLWDSSSSTYFIVHEVRLPRIFAGILAGFGLAVAGVILQTIVRNPLASPDVIGITKGAGLVASAVIFLFPMAPAYTIPIAAFAGAVGAFLILLLLSRRLTLSPASLALVGVAIGAVLQAGTQYLIVTHPTNINAALLWLSGSLWGRGWREVYSLLPWIVLLLPVVWVRSNTLNVFQLGNETSASLGLHIVRQRFWLLSTAVALAGISVSAVGAIGFVGLIAPHMARRIVGAKHQWLIPLAALIGADLMLLGDFLGRIIIIPREVPVGVMTAIIGAPYFVYLLRRERARRLQ, from the coding sequence ATGAGAAAAGGAATTACTCTTATCTCAGCATTCGTTATCATGCTCGTATTAGCGACGGCATCCTTAAGCGTAGGATCCGTCTCCATTCCCTTACGCGATATCGGAACCAGCCTATGGGATTCGAGCAGCTCGACTTATTTTATCGTTCACGAAGTTCGGCTGCCGCGTATTTTCGCAGGGATTCTGGCCGGATTCGGACTGGCGGTCGCAGGCGTTATTCTACAAACCATTGTTCGCAACCCGCTCGCCAGTCCCGACGTCATCGGCATTACCAAGGGAGCTGGATTGGTTGCTTCCGCCGTCATCTTCCTGTTCCCCATGGCGCCTGCTTACACAATTCCTATAGCCGCTTTCGCCGGAGCTGTCGGGGCATTCCTGATTCTGCTGCTGCTCAGCCGGAGACTGACCTTGTCTCCCGCTTCACTTGCACTCGTAGGCGTTGCGATTGGCGCCGTCCTCCAGGCAGGCACGCAATATTTGATCGTTACGCATCCAACGAACATTAATGCGGCGCTATTATGGCTATCGGGCAGCTTGTGGGGGCGGGGATGGAGAGAGGTCTACTCCCTCCTGCCCTGGATCGTCCTGCTGCTGCCGGTCGTCTGGGTCCGCTCTAACACACTGAATGTATTCCAGCTTGGGAATGAAACGAGTGCCTCACTTGGCTTGCATATCGTCCGCCAGCGTTTCTGGCTGCTGTCAACGGCCGTCGCCTTAGCTGGAATCTCCGTATCGGCAGTGGGTGCAATCGGCTTCGTTGGACTAATAGCTCCTCATATGGCTCGAAGAATAGTTGGAGCGAAACATCAATGGCTGATTCCCCTCGCGGCGCTGATCGGGGCCGATTTGATGCTGCTCGGCGATTTCCTTGGACGCATTATTATAATCCCGCGGGAGGTGCCCGTCGGCGTCATGACCGCTATCATCGGCGCTCCTTATTTCGTCTATCTGCTGCGCCGGGAACGCGCAAGACGACTCCAGTAA
- a CDS encoding FecCD family ABC transporter permease has translation MADYMPLEKQNRTGSLLFLFSASCIALIAGILFSLKWGQAQVSWSTLFDALAYRAHDKVHLYIQTLRLPRTLATCIVGIQLALAGLLTQLTTKNPLASPHIFGINAGASLAVVFGLVAFANLSLYGSMLLAFVGAAAGALLVWSLGGTGNKQYVRLALGGIAVHFLLSSLTEGIIILNQYSTESMMFWLVGSVSQAGWPEVQAILPFFIGGLLLLGFMMPSFRLLLLDDEVASGLGQRVSIVRAAGIVLVIVLAGSAVSICGPIGFICLIVPHIARALVGGKLTVLVPMTGLLGGVLLVYSDLISRAIAFPFESPVGIVTSVIGGPFFIYLARRKGRSNR, from the coding sequence ATGGCCGATTACATGCCACTGGAGAAGCAGAACCGGACAGGGTCTCTGCTCTTCCTGTTTTCTGCATCGTGCATCGCACTTATAGCCGGCATCTTGTTCAGTCTAAAGTGGGGGCAGGCTCAAGTATCCTGGTCAACCTTGTTCGACGCATTAGCTTATCGCGCCCATGACAAGGTCCACTTATATATCCAGACGCTGCGGCTGCCGCGTACGCTGGCGACCTGTATCGTCGGCATTCAGCTTGCGCTTGCCGGACTTCTGACACAGCTTACGACCAAAAATCCGCTCGCCTCGCCGCATATATTCGGCATCAATGCCGGGGCTTCACTGGCGGTTGTGTTCGGCCTGGTGGCGTTCGCCAATTTGTCGCTGTACGGCTCCATGCTGCTCGCCTTTGTCGGTGCCGCTGCCGGTGCGCTGCTCGTCTGGTCTCTAGGAGGAACGGGAAATAAGCAGTATGTCCGCCTGGCGCTGGGCGGCATTGCGGTTCATTTCTTGCTGTCTTCGTTAACCGAAGGCATCATCATACTTAATCAATACTCGACCGAAAGCATGATGTTCTGGTTAGTCGGCTCCGTTAGTCAAGCAGGCTGGCCGGAGGTCCAGGCGATCTTGCCCTTCTTCATCGGCGGGCTGCTGCTCCTTGGCTTCATGATGCCTTCCTTCCGGCTGCTGCTATTGGACGATGAAGTCGCATCGGGACTGGGCCAGCGGGTGTCCATCGTGAGAGCGGCCGGAATAGTGTTGGTCATCGTATTGGCTGGATCGGCCGTCTCGATCTGCGGCCCTATCGGCTTCATCTGCTTGATCGTGCCGCATATTGCCCGCGCTCTGGTCGGCGGCAAGCTGACAGTGCTTGTGCCGATGACAGGCTTATTAGGAGGCGTCCTGCTGGTCTATTCCGATTTAATTAGCCGGGCCATCGCCTTTCCTTTCGAATCTCCCGTCGGCATTGTCACCTCGGTCATCGGCGGACCGTTCTTCATCTATTTGGCCCGCAGAAAGGGACGGTCTAACCGATGA
- a CDS encoding AraC family transcriptional regulator, translating into MSFQQLVDAIPVFEQIETSRISRTIDSTPDRHVLIVVLRGHVTISSREQKPAVLIQGYACHPDCGPHTIQIPKTKEAEYIVITYRILPANSEWTLRGPLRTLSEIKIKYMLDELIRTIHDIDTRSEDEEAAQQFRKRLIMERILFIFLYETYLVQDEKSSELSMEESLSYMNEHYMLKLTLPMLAKRADMSVGHYAVRFKKHTGETMTRYLRRIRIDKAKQMLLQTHLKANEISQRVGFADYFHFSRIFKQEVGCSPTEYQKSSSKI; encoded by the coding sequence ATGTCTTTTCAACAGCTCGTCGACGCGATCCCCGTCTTCGAACAGATCGAAACCAGCCGCATATCCCGAACCATCGACAGCACCCCTGACCGACACGTGCTAATTGTTGTACTCCGCGGACATGTTACGATTTCATCCCGTGAGCAGAAGCCTGCCGTATTAATACAAGGGTATGCCTGTCACCCGGACTGCGGCCCTCATACGATCCAGATCCCCAAAACGAAGGAAGCCGAGTATATCGTCATCACTTACCGCATACTGCCGGCGAATAGCGAGTGGACGCTCCGCGGCCCGCTGCGCACGCTGAGCGAAATTAAGATCAAATATATGCTGGACGAGTTAATCCGTACGATTCATGACATCGATACCCGCTCCGAAGACGAAGAAGCGGCTCAGCAATTCCGCAAGCGCCTAATCATGGAGCGCATTCTGTTTATCTTTCTCTATGAAACCTATTTGGTACAGGATGAGAAGTCATCTGAACTATCTATGGAAGAGTCGCTCTCCTATATGAACGAGCATTACATGCTTAAGCTGACGCTTCCCATGCTCGCGAAACGGGCCGATATGAGCGTAGGACATTATGCTGTTCGCTTCAAAAAGCATACCGGTGAAACCATGACCCGTTATCTGCGCCGGATCCGGATCGATAAAGCCAAGCAGATGCTGCTGCAAACGCATTTGAAGGCCAACGAAATATCGCAGCGGGTCGGATTCGCCGATTACTTTCATTTCAGCCGCATTTTCAAACAAGAGGTTGGCTGCTCGCCTACCGAATATCAAAAAAGCTCATCCAAAATCTAA